AACAGCATAAGAGCTGAACCGCGACGCGGTAGAAAATGGCCCGGTGGGCAAGAGGTGCCGGGCCATTGCGTTTGAAAAGGAAGCGATGGATGGCCGAACTGCCGCCCTATGCCTATGTGCCGGGTGCGACGCCGCGCCATGCCGAAGGGATGTTCGATGCGTTGTGCGATACTGCGCGCGGAGACCCTGCGGAGTTGGCGCGAACGCCCGCGTGGCGGGGCGGGTTGGATTGGTGCGATGCGGGTTATTTCTGGGAGGCGCATGAGCTTTGGGAGGCGGTCTGGATGGCGCTGCCGCTCAATTCCCCGAGCGGCGGATGGTTCAGGGGATGATCCAGCTTGCCAATGCCGGGTTGAAAGCGCGCATGGCAAAGTCGCGCGCGGTGGTGCGGTTGAAGGCGCTGGCGTTGGCGCTGTTTGATGAGGCTTGGGCCGGGCACGAGGGGGAGGCACTGATGGGGGTGCAAAAGGGAGAGGCGCTTGCGCGGCTGGACGCGATTGGCGGCGGCGGGCCTTGACCATCGACAAGGTGGCGACAATACCAATTGCCAGAGAGATGAGGTGACACGATGCAGACGAAATCCGGCAAGCCCGCGTTTGAACACGAAATCCGCGTTGCCTGGGGCGATTGCGACCCGGCGAGAATTGCCTATACCGCACGCATCCCGTGGTGGGCGCTGGATGCAATAGACGCATGGTGGGAGGCGCATCTGGGTGGTGATGGCTGGTATCAGATGGAGCTTGACCGCAAGGTTGGCACGCCGTTCGTGCATATGAGCCTTGATTTTCGCTCGCCGGTCACGCCACGGCATCGGTTGATCTGCAAGGTGGCCCCGACGAGGTTGGGCACCAGTTCGATTGGCTTCAGAGTGGAAGGCTGGCAGGGCGGGAAGCTGTGTTTTGAAGGGGAATTCGTTTGTGTTTTCATCGTGCCGGAGGGGTTTCGCCCACAACCTGCACCTGCCGATATCCGCGCCATTGTCGAACCGTTGATCGTGCGACCATAAGCGTGCCGATTGGAGGCGAGTTGGGCGGGCTTTGAGGGTTTTTCCGCCGAAAGTGTTGCGCAGGCTTTTCTTGAAAGCGTTCTGGGGCTAGAGTGCGCGCGTGTGGGCCGTGTTTTTCATGCGGCAACCGTGTTGAAGGCAGGCAAGAAATGCACCCGGAAAACCGGGGCAGTTGGGCAGAGGTAGAGCATGGGTTTCGGGGTGTTCGGCAGAAAATTCGTGAGCAGGGCAGGGCGCGGGATACTCGCGCTGGGGCTGGTGGCGTCGTTGAGTGCGTGTCAGGATGGCGGGAAATTCCCGTTATTTCAGAAAAAGACCGAAGGTGAGGCGACAACCGCCAAGGTGGGCGCGCGCAGCGGCAAGACGGTTGAACGCGACGTGGAAGCGCCCGAGGTGTTTCAGGTGACTGAGGCCGGGCTTTGGGACGGTCGGCCATCGCTGGGCGGGGTCTGGGTGGCACATCCGGATGTCAAGGAACCCGAGCGCGCGATTATCCGAAATACATCCAATGACAAGTTCGTGGTCGGCGCATTGTTCCGGCGGGAACGGGCAAATCCGGGACCGAAGCTTCAGGTTTCGTCCGACGCGGCAGAGGCGCTTGGGATGTTGGCCGGGCAGCCGACCGAACTTAACGTCACGGTTCTGCGGCGCGAAGAGGTGCCGGTTGAAGGGGGCGATGTCGCGGCTGATGGCGCGACGACAACGCTTGAGGCACCGAGCGACGTGCAGGCCGAGGCGCTTGATCCGATTGCGGGTGCCGCGGCGGCGATTGACAAGGCGGGCACGGGCAGTGAAGCGAAACCTGCGGCGGCGCCAGCGTCCAAGCCTGCCGCTAGCCCCAAGCCGGTTGCGAAGCTGAAGGCCTCATCGCTTGACAAACCGTTCATTCAGATCGGGATTTTCAGCGTCGAGAAGAATGCAAACAACACCGGAACGGCGATGAAACAGGCAGGCATGGTGCCGTTGGTGAAAAAAGCAACGATCAAGGACAAACCCTATTGGCGGGTGCTTGTCGGGCCGGCGAATAACAGCGCGGAACGGGCCACCCTGTTGAAAAAGATCAAGGCATCGGGTTTTACTGACGCATATTTCGTCAAGAACTGAATGCGAGTCGTCATGTATGAACTGCTAGCCCGAACGCTGCTCGGTGCCATCATGGCGTTGAGTCTTGCGTTGCCTGCCACGGCTTATGAAACCAAGGCCCGCGCGGCATATGTTTTCGATCAGACGACCGGGACGGTGCTTCTGGCCAAGAACGCCGATACGCCGTTGCCGCCCGCGTCAATGAGCAAGTTGATGACGCTTTACGTGACCTTCGAGGCGCTGCGCTCTGGGCGTCTTTCGATGGACGAAAGCTTGCCGGTCTCAAAACACGCGATGAGCTATACAGGCTCGACGCTGTTTCTGCGGGCGGGTGAGCGGGTGAAGGTATCGCAGTTGTTGCAGGGGATCATCGTGCTTTCGGGCAATGATGCCTGTGCGGTGATCGCCGAGGCGCTGAGCCCCGATGGCACGGAGGCAGGTTTTGCCAGATACCTGACGGAGCGGGCGCATCAGTTGGGCATGACCAATTCGCATTTTGCCAATTCAAACGGCTGGCCTGATCCCGAACAGCGCATGAGTATGCGTGATCTGGGGCTTCTGGCCAATCGGATCATCACCGATTTTCCCGAATACTATCCGTACTTTTCGGAGAAGGAATTTCTGTTCGACAAGAACGAGTCGCAAAACCGATATAACCGGAACCCGCTATTGGGTCTTGGAATTGGTGCGGACGGGTTGAAAACCGGCCATACGGAGGAAGCGGGCTATGGTCTTGTCGGGTCTGCGGTGCAGAAGGGGCGGCGGGTTATCGTGGTGATTTCCGGCCTGCCTACGGCGCAATCGCGCGCCCAGGAGGGAGAGGCCCTGTTGAACTGGGCGTTTCGCCAGTTTGCACAGAAGAAGGTTGCCGAGAAAGGCAAGGTTCTGGCGCAGGCGAAAGTCTGGATGGGCGATGCGCCGACGGTGGGATTGGTGGCGGCTGAGGATGTCAACACGCTGGTGCCGGTGTCGATCACCGGCAAGGTGAAGGGCGAGATCATTTATGACAGTCCGGTGAAAGCGCCGATCAGGAAGGGTGCGCCGCTGGCTGAACTCGTGTTGAAGCCCGAAGGGTTGGAGGAAACGCATATTCCGCTGGTCGCCGAGAAAGCAGTGAGCAAGGGTGGGTTTTTCGTGCGGATGCAGACTGTTGCGACACTTCTGCTGGAGCGGCTCAATGACGGACCGCAGAGCGCGCCGGATGCTGCGCTGGTTGGCGGGGGCTCCTCTTGAGCCGGGCAGGGGCAGGGTGCTTCATCACGCTGGAAGGAATTGACGGATCGGGCAAGTCAACGCAGGCGGCGTTGTTGCGCGACGTGCTTGAGGCGGCGGGCCATGAGGTTATCTTGACCCGCGAGCCGGGCGGGTCGCCGGGGGCGGAGGAAATCCGTGCGCTGGTGCTGGAAGGCAATCCTGATCGGTGGTCGGAGGAGACGGAGCTGTTGCTGTTTACTGCTGCGCGCAGTGATCATCTTGAACGCACGATCCGGCCTGCGCTGGGCGCGGGCAAGGTTGTGATCTGTGACCGGTTCGTTGACAGCACGCGGATTTATCAGGGGATGAGCCGTGGCAATTTGCGTGCCAAGGTGGACAGGTTGCATGATCTGATGATCGGGGTGGAAGCGGATCTGACGCTGCTGTTTGATATGGACCCCGAGACCGGCCATGCGCGCGCCAAGGCGCGGGGCACGGCGGAAGAGCGGTTTGAGGATTTTGGCGCCGGATTGCAGGCGACGATGCGGCGCGGATTTCTTGACCTGGCGGCAGAGTTTCCGCAGCGCATCCGGGTGATTGATGCGGGCAGGCCAGTAAAGGCTGTGGCGCGCGATGTAGCAGCGGTGGTTTTGGAGCATCTGGGATGAGTGAGGAAGCGCCGCCGGAGCCAGACCGCATCGAGGGCGCGCCGCATCCGCGAGAGACGGCGCGGCTTTTCGGGCAGGACGCTGCGGAGGCTGCATTTCTGGAGGCGTATAATGGCGGACGGCTGCATCATGCGTGGTTGCTGGCCGGGCCGCGCGGGGTTGGCAAAGCGACGCTGGCTTGGCGGATTGCGCGGTTCCTGCTGGCAACACCGGAAAGGGATGGCGACGGGTTGTTCGGGGACACGCCGCCACTGCCGGAGAGTTTGGAGATTGCGCCGGAGCACCCGGTGGCGCGGCGAATCATGGCCGGATCAGAGCCGGGATTGAAATTGATCCGAAGAGGAGGTGTCGGCAAGAACGAGCAAGAGCGGGCGCGGGCATTTCTTGAAGGAAAATTCTCGAAAGACATTCGTGTAGATGAAGTCCGCGAGCTGACACCATTTCTCTCTCTTTCGGCAATAGAAGGTGGGCGGCGCGTGGTGATTGTTGATATCGCCGATGAGATGAACACTCATGCGGCAAATGCGCTTTTGAAAATGCTGGAGGAGCCGCCTGCGAAGACCACCTTGTTGTTGGTGTCGCACCAGCCGTCGAAATTGTTGCCGACAATCCGATCGCGGTGCCGCGAGCTGCGTCTTGCGCCGCTGGGGCCGGAGGCGATGACGGCGGCGCTGGCGCAGGCCAACGTGTACCCCGAACCGGGTAGCGAGGCAGCGTTGGCGGTGCTTTCCGGCGGTTCGGTGGGCGAAGCGGTGCGGCTTATCAATTTGGGTGGGTTGAAAATTTACGCCGATCTGGTTTCCCTGATGGGGACATTGCCACGGTTGGAGCGGCCAAGGGCGCTGACGCTGGCCGGGGAGGCCGCGGCGCGCGGAGCGGGGGCGACGTTCGATCTGATGATCGGCCTGATCGAGATGTTTCTTGCAAGGCTGGCACGGGCGGGGGCGCTGGGCGCGTCGGAGGCAGAGGGCGCGCCGGGGGAGGCGGCCTTGCTGACGCGGCTTAGCCCTGATGCGCATCATGCCCGCAAATGGGCCACTGCCGCAGACGCTCTGGGCGAGCGGATGCGGCATGGGCAGTCGGTCAACCTTGACCCTGCGGCGCTCATCCTTGATACGATCCTTAAGATAAGAGATACCGCTGCGGGCTGAGGCCGCGATTGAATGATGACCGAGACCCCCAAAATCACCGATAGCCATTGCCATCTCGATTTCCCGGATTTCGCGGGTGAACTGGATGAGGTGATCGCGCGTGCGACACAGGCGGGCGTGGGCCGGATGGTGACGATCTGCACCAGACTGCGGAACGTGGCGCAGGTGCGCAGCATCGCGGAGGCGCACGAGCCGGTGTTTTTCGCCGCCGCCACCCATCCGATGAGCGCGGCAGAGGAGCCGTTGGCAACGGTGGATGAGTTGGTCGCGTTGGCGGCGCATCCGAAATTCGTGGGCATTGGCGAAACGGGGCTGGATTATCACTATACTGCCGAGAGCGCACAGACGCAGCAGGACAGCTTGCGCATTCATATTGCGGCTGCGCGGCAGACCGGGTTGCCGCTCATTATCCATTCGCGCGCGGCGGACGAGGATATGGCGCGCATTCTGAGCGAGGAATACGCGCAGGGGCCGTATCCTTGCGTGATGCACTGTTTCTCATCGGGGGCCGAATTGGCGAGGGTGGCGCTTGATCTTGGGTTTTATCTGTCGATGTCGGGTATTGCGGCCTTCCCGAAAAGCCATGAACTGCGCGCTATTTTTGCAAGCGCGCCGGTGGAGCGGATTCTGGTTGAGACAGACGCGCCCTATCTCGCGCCGCCACCCAACCGCGGCAAGCGCAATGAACCGGCTTACACCGTGCATACCGCAAAGGTGGGTGCGGAGGTTTTTGGCATGGAATACGCCGAATTCGCGGCCCAGACAGAAGCAAATTTCGAACGCCTGTTCGCCAAGGTGGCAACGTTTGAGGCGGCGCAGTGATGGCGGAGTTGCGGTTCACCATTCTGGGGTGTGGCTCGTCCGGCGGGGTGCCGCGGCTGGGCGGGCATTGGGGCGATTGCGACCCGGAAAATCCGAAGAACACGCGGCGGCGTTGTTCCATGCTGGTGGAACGTGTTGAGGGCGATGCAACCACGCGCGTGTTGATCGACACCTCGCCCGACCTGCGCCAGCAACTGCTTGATGCCGGGATTGGCGCGCTTGATGGTGTGGTCTGGACTCATGCCCATGCCGATCATGTTCACGGGCTTGATGATTTGCGGATGATCGTTTTCAACATGCGCCAGCGGCTTGATGTCTGGGCAGATGGCGACACGCAGAATGATCTTTTCTCGCGGTTCGGCTATGCTTTCATTCAACCAGACGATAGCCCCTATCCGCCGATCCTGAACATGCACACGATACAGGGCGATGTGACGATTGAAGGCGCGGGCGGGGCGATCACGCTGGCACCGTTCAAGGTCAACCATGGCGCAATCGACGCGCTGGGGTTTCGCATTGGCGGGCTGGCCTATCTGCCGGATGTGGCGCAGATGAGCGATGAGGCTTGGGCGGCGGTGAGCGGGCTTGAGTGCTGGGTGCTTGACGCGCTGCGTCGCAAACCGCACCCGACGCATTCGCATCTAGAACAATCGCTTGAGTGGATTGCGCGGGCGGCACCGAAGCGGGCAGTCTTGACCAACATGCATATTGATCTCGACTATGCGACGCTTGAGGCGGAAACCCCCGATCATATCACCCCGGCTTTTGACGGGATGGTTCTGAGCCTGCCTGCATGAGCGTGTCGGCGCGCCAGTGGAGGTAGGCCAGTGCAGGTGTTGATCAGCGTCATCCTGCCGGTATTTCTGGTGATCGGGTTTGGCTATGTCGCGGTGTGGCGCGGGTTCCTGAGCGATGCAAACATCGACGGGCTGATGCTTTTTACGCAGAATTTTCTGTTTCCGGCCCTTCTGTTCAAGGCGATTGCCACGCTCGACATTGGTGCGACGTTCAACGCACCGCTGTTGGTCAGCTTCTATACTGGCTCGATTGCAAGTTTTGTTTTTGGAATGCTTGGTGCGCGTCTGGTGTTCCGGCTGGAACTGGAGGATGCGGTCTGTATCGGTTTTGCCTGTCTGTTTGCCAATACCCTGATGCTTGGCCTGCCGGTAACGGAGCGCGCTTATGGGCATGATGCGTTGGGGCCGAATTACGCCATCGTTTCGATCCATTCCGCGTTTTGCTATGCGCTGGGGATCACTGTGATGGAATTCGTGCGCGCGCGCGGGGAATCGTTG
This is a stretch of genomic DNA from Aquicoccus sp. G2-2. It encodes these proteins:
- a CDS encoding AEC family transporter, yielding MQVLISVILPVFLVIGFGYVAVWRGFLSDANIDGLMLFTQNFLFPALLFKAIATLDIGATFNAPLLVSFYTGSIASFVFGMLGARLVFRLELEDAVCIGFACLFANTLMLGLPVTERAYGHDALGPNYAIVSIHSAFCYALGITVMEFVRARGESLSRLPAIVLRAMFRNALVIGIGLGFLVNLLSIPVPGAVMEAAGLLTRAALPVALFGMGGVMVRYRPQGDMKVIAFVCFASLMLHPTIVALMGRMTGLSTGEYRSAVLTASMAPGINIYVFASIYGRAQRVAASAVLVGTALSALTVWFWLHFLG
- a CDS encoding SPOR domain-containing protein, with product MGFGVFGRKFVSRAGRGILALGLVASLSACQDGGKFPLFQKKTEGEATTAKVGARSGKTVERDVEAPEVFQVTEAGLWDGRPSLGGVWVAHPDVKEPERAIIRNTSNDKFVVGALFRRERANPGPKLQVSSDAAEALGMLAGQPTELNVTVLRREEVPVEGGDVAADGATTTLEAPSDVQAEALDPIAGAAAAIDKAGTGSEAKPAAAPASKPAASPKPVAKLKASSLDKPFIQIGIFSVEKNANNTGTAMKQAGMVPLVKKATIKDKPYWRVLVGPANNSAERATLLKKIKASGFTDAYFVKN
- a CDS encoding thioesterase family protein; protein product: MQTKSGKPAFEHEIRVAWGDCDPARIAYTARIPWWALDAIDAWWEAHLGGDGWYQMELDRKVGTPFVHMSLDFRSPVTPRHRLICKVAPTRLGTSSIGFRVEGWQGGKLCFEGEFVCVFIVPEGFRPQPAPADIRAIVEPLIVRP
- a CDS encoding DUF309 domain-containing protein, whose translation is MAELPPYAYVPGATPRHAEGMFDALCDTARGDPAELARTPAWRGGLDWCDAGYFWEAHELWEAVWMALPLNSPSGGWFRG
- a CDS encoding DNA polymerase III subunit delta', whose translation is MSEEAPPEPDRIEGAPHPRETARLFGQDAAEAAFLEAYNGGRLHHAWLLAGPRGVGKATLAWRIARFLLATPERDGDGLFGDTPPLPESLEIAPEHPVARRIMAGSEPGLKLIRRGGVGKNEQERARAFLEGKFSKDIRVDEVRELTPFLSLSAIEGGRRVVIVDIADEMNTHAANALLKMLEEPPAKTTLLLVSHQPSKLLPTIRSRCRELRLAPLGPEAMTAALAQANVYPEPGSEAALAVLSGGSVGEAVRLINLGGLKIYADLVSLMGTLPRLERPRALTLAGEAAARGAGATFDLMIGLIEMFLARLARAGALGASEAEGAPGEAALLTRLSPDAHHARKWATAADALGERMRHGQSVNLDPAALILDTILKIRDTAAG
- a CDS encoding D-alanyl-D-alanine carboxypeptidase family protein, with product MYELLARTLLGAIMALSLALPATAYETKARAAYVFDQTTGTVLLAKNADTPLPPASMSKLMTLYVTFEALRSGRLSMDESLPVSKHAMSYTGSTLFLRAGERVKVSQLLQGIIVLSGNDACAVIAEALSPDGTEAGFARYLTERAHQLGMTNSHFANSNGWPDPEQRMSMRDLGLLANRIITDFPEYYPYFSEKEFLFDKNESQNRYNRNPLLGLGIGADGLKTGHTEEAGYGLVGSAVQKGRRVIVVISGLPTAQSRAQEGEALLNWAFRQFAQKKVAEKGKVLAQAKVWMGDAPTVGLVAAEDVNTLVPVSITGKVKGEIIYDSPVKAPIRKGAPLAELVLKPEGLEETHIPLVAEKAVSKGGFFVRMQTVATLLLERLNDGPQSAPDAALVGGGSS
- a CDS encoding MBL fold metallo-hydrolase; its protein translation is MAELRFTILGCGSSGGVPRLGGHWGDCDPENPKNTRRRCSMLVERVEGDATTRVLIDTSPDLRQQLLDAGIGALDGVVWTHAHADHVHGLDDLRMIVFNMRQRLDVWADGDTQNDLFSRFGYAFIQPDDSPYPPILNMHTIQGDVTIEGAGGAITLAPFKVNHGAIDALGFRIGGLAYLPDVAQMSDEAWAAVSGLECWVLDALRRKPHPTHSHLEQSLEWIARAAPKRAVLTNMHIDLDYATLEAETPDHITPAFDGMVLSLPA
- a CDS encoding TatD family hydrolase; this encodes MTETPKITDSHCHLDFPDFAGELDEVIARATQAGVGRMVTICTRLRNVAQVRSIAEAHEPVFFAAATHPMSAAEEPLATVDELVALAAHPKFVGIGETGLDYHYTAESAQTQQDSLRIHIAAARQTGLPLIIHSRAADEDMARILSEEYAQGPYPCVMHCFSSGAELARVALDLGFYLSMSGIAAFPKSHELRAIFASAPVERILVETDAPYLAPPPNRGKRNEPAYTVHTAKVGAEVFGMEYAEFAAQTEANFERLFAKVATFEAAQ
- the tmk gene encoding dTMP kinase, translating into MSRAGAGCFITLEGIDGSGKSTQAALLRDVLEAAGHEVILTREPGGSPGAEEIRALVLEGNPDRWSEETELLLFTAARSDHLERTIRPALGAGKVVICDRFVDSTRIYQGMSRGNLRAKVDRLHDLMIGVEADLTLLFDMDPETGHARAKARGTAEERFEDFGAGLQATMRRGFLDLAAEFPQRIRVIDAGRPVKAVARDVAAVVLEHLG